In a single window of the Drosophila albomicans strain 15112-1751.03 chromosome 3, ASM965048v2, whole genome shotgun sequence genome:
- the LOC117569999 gene encoding uncharacterized protein LOC117569999 isoform X1 — protein MAQQQHSWDGGESSAGGAGGGGGYGGHGHGHQQSHGHAHGGGHKTPARAASNPLPYKGATPKSPRSYHPAPPSVYATSTQSAYGYGSYEPPRSPKITTTFANDSCDEVSSSTPSSYYQTPTSGSASGSMDDSSSLMSGHGVRSPKSPCKFVFDAVSPGPGMDQAALGRKFEYYEPISPDDGSLYYEPPSSPRRQGSKKLMRSKQPLETLPQLTTTGVGGQRGGSGKRRRDEWELPVITKIEARCLNAAAAATSTATTGATAASSAGGYSSGGGAGSASTGSYYGLKRDSCITECTQLSMESGEMTQHTNSTLVTTTTTSFSYTDTDAGHVTMSDEPHSHRQRRHAINITSNPGYQVLHSSHSTLDRTCSDSVVSLRYRKSTSDLTKDSEHELSGCKPAKPKRDPVEYKPRRRGSSKGGLAYLASRRSSRESMKSACSNTSIFSNDDIGPLAFQSSNRGRQRRTSNFLELPVPDHIRPRVCSLPERPYNPRASDDLYRLRHFSISKGNVVNCGDSIISRRSRSNTSVNSTNSRASERSPFEGSCCGAGYANVDSLPASPDESENLEPPPPARYRVVMLGDAGVGKTALVNQFMTSEYMHTYDASLVLDDEFGEKTVSVLLDDEESDMVFIDHPSVEMSVENSLSTYEPHGCVVVFSVVDKGSFRIAEEIINYLWQENYTKDKAVILVGNKADLARARLITSQEGKTLAASRDAKFIETSSGIQHNVDELLVGILKQMRLKEKREKKSTSKMKTSRTHISLHLAKEILQKICLSDISKSKSCENLHVL, from the exons CGGACACAAGACGCCAGCACGTGCGGCGAGCAATCCTTTGCCCTACAAAGGCGCCACGCCCAAGTCGCCCAG GAGCTATCATCCAGCGCCGCCCTCGGTTTATGCCACGTCCACACAGTCCGCCTATGGCTATGGCAGCTATGAGCCTCCGCGCAGTCCCAAGATTACCACGACCTTTGCCAACGACAGCTGCGATGAGGTGAGCAGCTCAACACCATCGTCCTACTACCAAACGCCCACATCGGGCTCGGCCTCGGGATCCATGGACGACTCCTCGTCACTGATGAGCGGACATGGCGTGCGCAGTCCCAAATCGCCGTGTAAATTTGTCTTTGATGCCGTCAGTCCGGGTCCCGGCATGGATCAGGCAGCGCTGGGCCGCAAGTTTGAGTACTACGAACCCATCTCGCCGGATGATGGCTCACTGTACTACGAGCCACCGAGTTCGCCTCGTCGCCAGGGCTCCAAGAAGCTGATGCGTTCAAAGCAGCCTCTAGAAACGTTGCCACAGTTGACCACAACAGGTGTGGGAGGGCAACGCGGGGGGAGTGGCAAGCGACGTCGCGACGAGTGGGAGCTACCGGTGATAACCAAGATTGAGGCACGTTGCCTCAATGCTGCCGCAGCAGCTACatccacagcaacaactggagcaacagcagcatcttCTGCGGGTGGCTACAGCAGTGGAGGAGGAGCTGGAAGTGCCTCCACTGGCAGCTACTATGGGCTAAAACGCGACTCGTGTATTACGGAGTGCACTCAGCTTTCAATGGAATCGGGTGAGATGACACAGCACACGAATAGCACGCTGGTGACTACGACAACCACCAGCTTCAGCTACACGGACACCGATGCTGGCCATGTCACCATGTCGGATGAACCGCATTCGCATCGTCAGCGACGACATGCCATCAACATTACCTCCAATCCTGGCTACCAAGTGCTCCACAGCTCACACTCCACCTTGGATCGCACCTGCTCGGACAGTGTTGTCTCGCTGCGCTATCGAAAGTCCACCAGCGATCTCACCAAGGACTCGGAGCACGAGCTCAGCGGCTGCAAGCCAGCCAAACCCAAGCGTGATCCGGTCGAGTACAAGCCTCGACGTCGAGGCAGTTCCAAGGGTGGACTTGCCTATCTGGCCAGTCGTCGCAGCTCACGCGAGTCCATGAAGAGCGCCTGCTCCAACACATCCATCTTCTCCAACGATGACATCGGTCCGCTAGCCTTCCAGAGCTCCAATCGCGGGCGACAGCGACGCACCTCCAATTTTCTCGAGTTGCCAG TTCCCGATCACATTCGTCCGCGCGTCTGCTCGTTGCCAGAACGTCCATATAATCCACGGGCCAGCGATGATCTGTATCGACTGCGCCACTTTTCGATAAGCAAGGGCAACGTGGTCAACTGTGGTGACTCGATCATCTCGCGCAGATCGCGCAGCAACACCAGCGTGAACTCAACCAACAGTCGGGCCAGCGAGAGGTCGCCCTTTGAGGGCAGCTGTTGTGGCGCCGGCTATGCCAATGTGGACTCTCTGCCGGCCTCGCCCGATGAATCGGAGAATTTGGAGCCACCTCCGCCGGCACGATATCGGGTCGTCATGCTGGGCGATGCTGGTGTGGGAAAGACGGCGTTGGTGAATCAGTTTATGACATCGGAGTACATGCACACCTACGATGCGAGTCTAG TTTTAGACGATGAGTTCGGCGAGAAGACGGTGAGCGTTCTGCTGGACGACGAGGAGTCCGACATGGTATTCATCGATCATCCCAGCGTAGAGATGAGTGTGGAGAACTCGCTTTCGACGTACGAGCCGCACGGTTGCGTTGTTGTCTTCTCCGTTGTCGACAAGGGCTCATTTCGCATTGCCGAGgagattataaattatttgtggCAGGAGAATTATACCAAGGACAAGGCAGTCATATTGGTTGGCAACAAAGCGGATTTGGCTCGGGCTCGGCTTATCACATCGCAAG AAGGCAAAACGTTGGCCGCCTCACGCGATGCCAAATTTATTGAGACGTCCAGCGGCATACAGCACAATGTCGATGAACTGCTCGTCGGCATATTGAAGCAG ATGCGCCTCAAGGAGAAACGCGAAAAGAAATCTACCTCGAAGATGAAAACCTCACGCACCCACATATCCCTACATCTGGCAAAGGAAATTCTACAGAAAATTTGCCTTAGCGACATTTCCAAATCCAAAAGCTGTGAAAATCTTCACGTGCTTTAA
- the LOC117569999 gene encoding uncharacterized protein LOC117569999 isoform X2: protein MAQQQHSWDGGESSAGGAGGGGGYGGHGHGHQQSHGHAHGGGHKTPARAASNPLPYKGATPKSPRSYHPAPPSVYATSTQSAYGYGSYEPPRSPKITTTFANDSCDEVSSSTPSSYYQTPTSGSASGSMDDSSSLMSGHGVRSPKSPCKFVFDAVSPGPGMDQAALGRKFEYYEPISPDDGSLYYEPPSSPRRQGSKKLMRSKQPLETLPQLTTTGVGGQRGGSGKRRRDEWELPVITKIEARCLNAAAAATSTATTGATAASSAGGYSSGGGAGSASTGSYYGLKRDSCITECTQLSMESGEMTQHTNSTLVTTTTTSFSYTDTDAGHVTMSDEPHSHRQRRHAINITSNPGYQVLHSSHSTLDRTCSDSVVSLRYRKSTSDLTKDSEHELSGCKPAKPKRDPVEYKPRRRGSSKGGLAYLASRRSSRESMKSACSNTSIFSNDDIGPLAFQSSNRGRQRRTSNFLELPVPDHIRPRVCSLPERPYNPRASDDLYRLRHFSISKGNVVNCGDSIISRRSRSNTSVNSTNSRASERSPFEGSCCGAGYANVDSLPASPDESENLEPPPPARYRVVMLGDAGVGKTALVNQFMTSEYMHTYDASLDDEFGEKTVSVLLDDEESDMVFIDHPSVEMSVENSLSTYEPHGCVVVFSVVDKGSFRIAEEIINYLWQENYTKDKAVILVGNKADLARARLITSQEGKTLAASRDAKFIETSSGIQHNVDELLVGILKQMRLKEKREKKSTSKMKTSRTHISLHLAKEILQKICLSDISKSKSCENLHVL, encoded by the exons CGGACACAAGACGCCAGCACGTGCGGCGAGCAATCCTTTGCCCTACAAAGGCGCCACGCCCAAGTCGCCCAG GAGCTATCATCCAGCGCCGCCCTCGGTTTATGCCACGTCCACACAGTCCGCCTATGGCTATGGCAGCTATGAGCCTCCGCGCAGTCCCAAGATTACCACGACCTTTGCCAACGACAGCTGCGATGAGGTGAGCAGCTCAACACCATCGTCCTACTACCAAACGCCCACATCGGGCTCGGCCTCGGGATCCATGGACGACTCCTCGTCACTGATGAGCGGACATGGCGTGCGCAGTCCCAAATCGCCGTGTAAATTTGTCTTTGATGCCGTCAGTCCGGGTCCCGGCATGGATCAGGCAGCGCTGGGCCGCAAGTTTGAGTACTACGAACCCATCTCGCCGGATGATGGCTCACTGTACTACGAGCCACCGAGTTCGCCTCGTCGCCAGGGCTCCAAGAAGCTGATGCGTTCAAAGCAGCCTCTAGAAACGTTGCCACAGTTGACCACAACAGGTGTGGGAGGGCAACGCGGGGGGAGTGGCAAGCGACGTCGCGACGAGTGGGAGCTACCGGTGATAACCAAGATTGAGGCACGTTGCCTCAATGCTGCCGCAGCAGCTACatccacagcaacaactggagcaacagcagcatcttCTGCGGGTGGCTACAGCAGTGGAGGAGGAGCTGGAAGTGCCTCCACTGGCAGCTACTATGGGCTAAAACGCGACTCGTGTATTACGGAGTGCACTCAGCTTTCAATGGAATCGGGTGAGATGACACAGCACACGAATAGCACGCTGGTGACTACGACAACCACCAGCTTCAGCTACACGGACACCGATGCTGGCCATGTCACCATGTCGGATGAACCGCATTCGCATCGTCAGCGACGACATGCCATCAACATTACCTCCAATCCTGGCTACCAAGTGCTCCACAGCTCACACTCCACCTTGGATCGCACCTGCTCGGACAGTGTTGTCTCGCTGCGCTATCGAAAGTCCACCAGCGATCTCACCAAGGACTCGGAGCACGAGCTCAGCGGCTGCAAGCCAGCCAAACCCAAGCGTGATCCGGTCGAGTACAAGCCTCGACGTCGAGGCAGTTCCAAGGGTGGACTTGCCTATCTGGCCAGTCGTCGCAGCTCACGCGAGTCCATGAAGAGCGCCTGCTCCAACACATCCATCTTCTCCAACGATGACATCGGTCCGCTAGCCTTCCAGAGCTCCAATCGCGGGCGACAGCGACGCACCTCCAATTTTCTCGAGTTGCCAG TTCCCGATCACATTCGTCCGCGCGTCTGCTCGTTGCCAGAACGTCCATATAATCCACGGGCCAGCGATGATCTGTATCGACTGCGCCACTTTTCGATAAGCAAGGGCAACGTGGTCAACTGTGGTGACTCGATCATCTCGCGCAGATCGCGCAGCAACACCAGCGTGAACTCAACCAACAGTCGGGCCAGCGAGAGGTCGCCCTTTGAGGGCAGCTGTTGTGGCGCCGGCTATGCCAATGTGGACTCTCTGCCGGCCTCGCCCGATGAATCGGAGAATTTGGAGCCACCTCCGCCGGCACGATATCGGGTCGTCATGCTGGGCGATGCTGGTGTGGGAAAGACGGCGTTGGTGAATCAGTTTATGACATCGGAGTACATGCACACCTACGATGCGAGTCTAG ACGATGAGTTCGGCGAGAAGACGGTGAGCGTTCTGCTGGACGACGAGGAGTCCGACATGGTATTCATCGATCATCCCAGCGTAGAGATGAGTGTGGAGAACTCGCTTTCGACGTACGAGCCGCACGGTTGCGTTGTTGTCTTCTCCGTTGTCGACAAGGGCTCATTTCGCATTGCCGAGgagattataaattatttgtggCAGGAGAATTATACCAAGGACAAGGCAGTCATATTGGTTGGCAACAAAGCGGATTTGGCTCGGGCTCGGCTTATCACATCGCAAG AAGGCAAAACGTTGGCCGCCTCACGCGATGCCAAATTTATTGAGACGTCCAGCGGCATACAGCACAATGTCGATGAACTGCTCGTCGGCATATTGAAGCAG ATGCGCCTCAAGGAGAAACGCGAAAAGAAATCTACCTCGAAGATGAAAACCTCACGCACCCACATATCCCTACATCTGGCAAAGGAAATTCTACAGAAAATTTGCCTTAGCGACATTTCCAAATCCAAAAGCTGTGAAAATCTTCACGTGCTTTAA